The Eleutherodactylus coqui strain aEleCoq1 chromosome 6, aEleCoq1.hap1, whole genome shotgun sequence genome window below encodes:
- the LOC136633296 gene encoding ephrin-A4-like isoform X2 — MMMMRGPGLLCLLCALLERLSRGCGLQHAVYWNSSNPRFLTEEYVVNVAINDYLIIYCPHYDSRVPVERTENFVLYRVNREGYEGCHKTSQALVRWECKWPYAPSGPIKFSEKIQRFTSFSLGVEFDAGQDYYYISIPEVGSIGECLKVRVSVCCRATTRPITEDPKSQPRGGGARSPSQGDPWRRSGGSSPQASPALLLALGLSLLCF; from the exons atgatgatgatgaggggCCCCGGGCTGCTGTGCCTGCTGTGCGCCCTGCTGGAGCGGCTGAGTCGGGGCTGCGGCCTCCAACATGCAGTGTACTGGAACTCCAGCAACCCCAG GTTCCTGACGGAGGAGTACGTCGTGAACGTGGCCATTAATGACTACTTGATCATCTACTGCCCGCACTACGACTCCCGCGTCCCCGTGGAGCGTACAGAGAACTTTGTGCTGTATAGGGTGAACCGCGAGGGCTACGAGGGCTGCCACAAAACCTCACAAGCCTTGGTCCGCTGGGAGTGTAAATGGCCGTACGCCCCCTCCGGGCCCATCAAGTTCTCAGAGAAGATCCAGCGCTTCACCTCATTTTCTCTGGGGGTGGAGTTCGATGCGGGGCAAGATTATTACTACATCT CCATTCCGGAAGTGGGCAGTATTGGCGAATGTCTGAAGGTCCGTGTATCTGTCTGCTGCCGAGCCACAA CGCGACCAATCACAGAGGACCCAAAATCACAGCCGCGGGGCGGAGGAGCAAGGTCGCCCTCTCAGGGAG ACCCctggaggcggagtgggggctCCTCGCCCCAGGCCTCCCCCGCCCTCCTGCTCGCCCTCGGCCTCTCTCTTCTCTGCTTCTGA
- the LOC136633296 gene encoding ephrin-A4-like isoform X1, whose protein sequence is MMMMRGPGLLCLLCALLERLSRGCGLQHAVYWNSSNPRFLTEEYVVNVAINDYLIIYCPHYDSRVPVERTENFVLYRVNREGYEGCHKTSQALVRWECKWPYAPSGPIKFSEKIQRFTSFSLGVEFDAGQDYYYISIPEVGSIGECLKVRVSVCCRATILVSPAARPITEDPKSQPRGGGARSPSQGDPWRRSGGSSPQASPALLLALGLSLLCF, encoded by the exons atgatgatgatgaggggCCCCGGGCTGCTGTGCCTGCTGTGCGCCCTGCTGGAGCGGCTGAGTCGGGGCTGCGGCCTCCAACATGCAGTGTACTGGAACTCCAGCAACCCCAG GTTCCTGACGGAGGAGTACGTCGTGAACGTGGCCATTAATGACTACTTGATCATCTACTGCCCGCACTACGACTCCCGCGTCCCCGTGGAGCGTACAGAGAACTTTGTGCTGTATAGGGTGAACCGCGAGGGCTACGAGGGCTGCCACAAAACCTCACAAGCCTTGGTCCGCTGGGAGTGTAAATGGCCGTACGCCCCCTCCGGGCCCATCAAGTTCTCAGAGAAGATCCAGCGCTTCACCTCATTTTCTCTGGGGGTGGAGTTCGATGCGGGGCAAGATTATTACTACATCT CCATTCCGGAAGTGGGCAGTATTGGCGAATGTCTGAAGGTCCGTGTATCTGTCTGCTGCCGAGCCACAA TCTTGGTCTCTCCTGCAGCGCGACCAATCACAGAGGACCCAAAATCACAGCCGCGGGGCGGAGGAGCAAGGTCGCCCTCTCAGGGAG ACCCctggaggcggagtgggggctCCTCGCCCCAGGCCTCCCCCGCCCTCCTGCTCGCCCTCGGCCTCTCTCTTCTCTGCTTCTGA